A single window of Chionomys nivalis unplaced genomic scaffold, mChiNiv1.1 scaffold_29, whole genome shotgun sequence DNA harbors:
- the LOC130869082 gene encoding spindlin-2-like yields LQKQKLRRPFEALENIVGRRISHGWKEANEPITQWKAIILDQLPTNPSLYLLKYDGIDCVYGLELHSDERILNLKFLPNNVPFPQETDTHLSNTIVGRAVKHTFEGTNGSKDDWKGMVLEEVPIMKTWFYITYKKDPVLYVYHLLVDYLEGNLHIMPGSMEEWTGVKDPVVDSLAGKSVQHNKKDGTQKIGKIIYQVPTKPSVHFIKFDNDFHIYVYDL; encoded by the exons ctccagaagcaaaaactgaggaggccttttgaggccctggagaatattgtcggccgcagaatttctcacggctggaaggaagccaatgaaccaatcacccagtggaaagccatcattctagatcaactgccaacaaatccctctctctatttgttgaagtatgatgggatagattgtgtctatggattggagcttcacagtgatgaaaggattttaaaccttaagttcctgcctaacaacgtaccatttcctcaggagacagacactcatctctcaaacaccatagttggcagagcagtgaaacatacatttgagggcacaaatggctctaaggatgactggaaggggatggtcctagaggaggtgccaatcatgaagacctggttctatattacctacaagaaagatccggtcttgtacgtttaccacctcctggttgactaccttgaaggcaacctccacatcatgccaggctctatggaggagtggactggggtg aaagatccagttgt ggattccttggcaggcaaaagcgtgcagcacaacaaaaaagatggaacccaaaagataggtaaaattatttaccaagttcccaccaaaccttccgtgcatttcatcaagtttgataatgacttccatatctatgtctatgatttg